The nucleotide window TCGGGCTGGCGCGCGACACGGTCGGCGAGTCCGTCCGCGAGGCGGTGACGACGGCGGTGACACACCCGGCGGTGACCGGGACGGAGTGGCTGGCGAACCGGAGACTCGACGTCGCGCGGCTGGCGGCGTTGGCCGGCCGGGAGCCACAGGTCGACCCGGCGGCCGTGCTCGCCCGGTCGGCGGTCGCCGGCGACCCGGTGCCGATCCGTGGGTCCCGGATGGATGCGTACGCGCTCACACACGCGATTCTGTTCGCCACCGACTTCGGGACGGAGCGCCAGCCCCTCGGCAATCTGGCAGCCCACGACTTCCAGACTGCACTGGACGGCTACCTCCTGCGGTTCGTCGCGGACGGCCACACGGATGTGGCCGCGGAACTCGTCTTGTGTGGCGTCGTCACCGGCCAGGTGTCGCCGGCGCTCGTCGAGTGGACGCTGAACTGGCTCCACGAGGAGACGACGGAGTTGGGCCACACCCCCGGCCCCGAGGTCGTGACGGCGCCGCCGACGCTCACCGGCCCGACCCCGGACGACGACGACCCGGAGTCGTTCGACCCGGAGTCCGTCGGGCTCCCGTCGACGTGGCTTGAGGACTACCACACGGCGCTCGTCGGGGGAATGTTGGGGCGTGTCGTCAGCCACCACGGCGACCGACTGGACTGGGAGGGTGCAGCCACGGCCGACCCGGAGGCGTTGTCGGCACTCGGGGCGGCGCTGGAGGCGTTCGCGGACTACGAACTCCAGGACGGCGCCGAGCGGCTCGTCGAACTGTCCGACCACACGCTCCCGACATCGCTGACCCCGGTCGTCGAGCGGGTGGAGGCGTTCCTCCGGGAGCAACGGGACGACGACGGGCAGTTCGGCTACTGGACGGACGAGCGGCACATGTTCGAGCTGGCCGGCCACGACGCGGCGGCGTTCGAGGCCGGGCCGCTCGCGCGGACGACCGCCGCCTGCGAGGACGGTCTCGTGGCGGTCACGGAGATCACGGAGACACACGACACATGAACGAGACGACACCACGACCGGCCGTCGACGCCGACGAGCCGGCGGTCCGGGTGCGAGACGTATCGAAGACGTACGGCGGCGAGGACGGCGTCACGGCGGTCGACGGCGTCTCGCTGACCGTCGAACGAGGGAGCGTCGTCGGGCTCCTCGGCCCGAACGGCGCCGGCAAGACGACGCTGATGAAGTCGATCCTCGGCGTCGTCGTCCCGGACGAGGGGACGGTGGAGCTGTTCGGCCAGGACGGCGCGTCGCTCGGACGGGACCGCTACCGCTACGTCAGCGCGATGCTGGAGGGCGCGCGCAATATCTACTGGCGGATGAGTCTGCGGGAGAACGTCCGCTACTTCACCGGACTCCAGGGGATCGCTCCCGGCTCCGTCCGCGAGGCGAACACGGAGCTGATCTCCCGGCTGGGGATGTCCGAGAAGTTAGACGAGCCGGTCAAGGAGTTCTCTCGCGGCCAGAAACAACGCGCCTCGCTGGCGTGTGTGCTCGCACAGCGCACGCCGATCACGTTCCTAGACGAGCCGACACTCGGGCTGGACGTACAGGCCGGGCGAGCGCTCCAACGGGAACTGCGAGACCTCGCGTCCGACGAGGACCGGACGGTGTTGCTGTCCAGCCACGACATGGACGTGGTCGAAGAGCTGTGTGACCGGGTGATCGTGTTGGACGACGGCTCCGTGATCGCGGCCGACACCGTCGCGGCGCTGACGGACGTGTTCGACAGCCAGACGTACGAACTCGCGTTGTCGGGACTGCCCGAGCGGGACGACCGGCGCGCGCTGGCAGATCGGTTCGAGTCCGTCTCCTGGGACGGCGAGGACGCCAGAGCCACCGTCACCGTCGCCTCCGGCGAGCGGCTGTACGATCTGATGGACGCGCTGCGCGAGGCGGACGTGGTCGTCGAGTCGATGAACACCGCGGAACGCGACTTGGAGGCGGCGTTCGTCCAAGTGACGAGCGACACCGACCAGAAGGAGGTGACGGAGGCAGTATGAACGGCTCAGAGTACGTCGCGTTCCTGCGGGTGACAGCCGAAAAACGGGTCGCACTGCTGCGTCGGTACTTCCTCAACTCCGTGATGCAGGTGGTGACGTTCCTCCTGATGTTCGCGTTGTTGTTCTTCGGCGGACAGCAGTTCGCGCCGACCGTCGTGGAAGACTCGCTCGGCGGGCTGATCGTCGGGTTCTTCGTCTGGACGATGGCGGCACAGGCGTACAACCGGGTGTCGAAGCAGGTGGA belongs to Halobaculum sp. MBLA0143 and includes:
- a CDS encoding ABC transporter ATP-binding protein, yielding MNETTPRPAVDADEPAVRVRDVSKTYGGEDGVTAVDGVSLTVERGSVVGLLGPNGAGKTTLMKSILGVVVPDEGTVELFGQDGASLGRDRYRYVSAMLEGARNIYWRMSLRENVRYFTGLQGIAPGSVREANTELISRLGMSEKLDEPVKEFSRGQKQRASLACVLAQRTPITFLDEPTLGLDVQAGRALQRELRDLASDEDRTVLLSSHDMDVVEELCDRVIVLDDGSVIAADTVAALTDVFDSQTYELALSGLPERDDRRALADRFESVSWDGEDARATVTVASGERLYDLMDALREADVVVESMNTAERDLEAAFVQVTSDTDQKEVTEAV